In Mycobacterium gallinarum, a single window of DNA contains:
- a CDS encoding acyl-CoA dehydrogenase family protein, whose translation MGTGKAAQAGSIVSTHPDFEDALTPDTLAALMRSTWTWDDRALRRDLSALLVEVAAARGDVADASIGTALRARALATAARFVANVLGPRLAADVGGTIHSQLFSAAVDPAIFDRAASSTRSEVRARARQYLRAHAQTVNNPDESSWLTMATANGVRGLGEAMREYGYALATSPLLGNVALAWQTLRALGADGSEYAARIAQGEISATLAAAERSGSWDPALVRTKANPVLEGWTLTGAKHFVPDAAGADLVLTIARSIAGPSLFAVDAKAPGVTMTELAGIDATRPLFSIEFDDTPAELLGEEGRGGALMRQSIDLLMTALAGEQVGIIERAVDVLSRHAHDGSLEQELVQATLDHAAAISLWRQALDNEAAVGSAAAAHIGCSTASLRVASLAAEVAGGSEEATAIQRRALSSNLLLGGPAVFYERLLDRLGI comes from the coding sequence GTGGGAACTGGCAAAGCAGCACAGGCAGGTTCGATCGTCTCAACTCACCCAGACTTTGAGGATGCACTGACGCCGGACACGCTCGCGGCGCTGATGCGCTCGACGTGGACATGGGACGACCGCGCGCTGCGACGCGATCTCAGCGCACTGCTGGTGGAGGTCGCCGCGGCGCGCGGCGACGTCGCCGACGCGTCCATTGGTACAGCACTGCGCGCGCGGGCACTCGCTACGGCGGCGCGCTTCGTGGCCAACGTGCTGGGGCCCCGTCTGGCCGCGGACGTCGGCGGCACTATTCATAGCCAATTATTCTCGGCTGCAGTAGATCCGGCAATATTCGACCGGGCCGCCAGCAGCACTCGCTCCGAGGTTCGGGCGCGTGCCCGACAGTACTTGCGCGCGCACGCACAGACTGTCAACAACCCCGACGAGTCGTCGTGGCTGACAATGGCCACCGCGAATGGAGTCCGCGGACTTGGCGAGGCGATGCGCGAATACGGGTACGCCCTCGCAACGTCACCGCTTCTCGGAAACGTCGCATTGGCCTGGCAGACGCTTCGAGCGCTTGGAGCCGACGGATCCGAGTACGCGGCGCGGATCGCGCAAGGCGAGATCAGTGCAACGCTGGCGGCCGCCGAGCGGTCCGGGTCGTGGGACCCCGCCCTCGTCCGCACGAAGGCAAATCCCGTTTTGGAGGGTTGGACGCTGACCGGGGCGAAACATTTCGTTCCCGACGCGGCCGGTGCGGATCTCGTCCTCACCATTGCGCGCTCGATAGCGGGCCCGTCACTGTTCGCCGTCGACGCGAAGGCGCCGGGCGTAACGATGACCGAGCTCGCCGGGATCGACGCGACCCGGCCACTGTTCAGCATCGAGTTTGATGACACCCCGGCCGAACTGCTCGGCGAGGAAGGGCGTGGCGGGGCGTTGATGCGCCAATCCATCGACCTGCTGATGACGGCATTGGCCGGCGAACAGGTCGGTATCATCGAGCGAGCCGTCGATGTGCTGTCGCGACATGCGCATGACGGTTCGCTCGAGCAGGAGTTGGTCCAGGCGACCCTGGACCATGCCGCTGCGATCTCGCTTTGGCGGCAGGCCCTGGACAACGAGGCGGCCGTGGGGTCAGCGGCGGCGGCCCACATCGGTTGTTCCACCGCATCACTGCGGGTGGCAAGCTTGGCCGCCGAGGTCGCCGGCGGTTCCGAGGAGGCCACCGCGATCCAGCGGCGCGCGCTGTCGTCGAACCTGCTACTCGGCGGGCCCGCCGTGTTCTACGAGCGACTACTCGACCGTCTCGGAATATGA
- a CDS encoding TetR/AcrR family transcriptional regulator C-terminal domain-containing protein, whose translation MVDAALDIIRAEGLDALSMRRLSRELGRSAMAPYWYVSDKRELLDLVARKLLSEVVLPEPDSGPWEDRLRDVLYGIDARLHDHPGIATVMLERMRSTDQRLMNGILEILQSAGFEGPTVFLSYAMIHTYLFGRYQVVELDTPDPSEVDPGELEDTLAKLVPHLTGLRGRDFFNYGVDTIIEGLRAQLAAKKSKKSR comes from the coding sequence ATCGTCGATGCGGCGCTGGACATCATCCGCGCCGAAGGCCTCGACGCGTTGTCCATGCGCAGGCTGTCCCGCGAACTCGGCAGATCCGCGATGGCGCCGTACTGGTACGTCAGCGACAAACGGGAACTACTCGACCTCGTGGCGCGCAAGTTACTTTCGGAAGTTGTGCTACCCGAACCGGATTCGGGGCCGTGGGAGGATCGACTGCGCGACGTCTTGTACGGCATCGATGCGCGGCTGCATGATCACCCGGGGATCGCCACGGTCATGCTCGAGCGTATGCGCAGCACAGACCAGCGCCTGATGAATGGGATCCTGGAGATTTTGCAGAGCGCTGGATTCGAAGGGCCGACCGTGTTTCTGTCCTACGCGATGATCCACACCTATCTGTTCGGCCGCTATCAGGTGGTGGAATTGGACACCCCCGATCCCTCCGAGGTGGACCCCGGCGAGCTGGAGGACACCCTGGCCAAGCTGGTGCCCCACCTGACCGGCCTGCGCGGGCGGGACTTCTTCAACTACGGCGTCGATACGATCATCGAGGGGCTGCGAGCACAGCTCGCCGCTAAGAAGTCGAAGAAGTCGCGCTAG
- a CDS encoding cytochrome P450: MTQATKFDPRLAPLTQQVKSMASPQALYSEKAGKVRAEKSNGVWNLYRHDDIIKINRHPAILGNGGQGGSFGNDNPLIPLEIDGDDHKKWRKLLDPIFGPKQMFPLEAQIRQLAGELIDQFASRGEAELHDEFCVPLPSLTFLRLVGAPIEDLDFFIAFKDGVIHPQGDTVEEIEANMAEAGGKLLAYFVDFLAKRREETDQKEDVIAVLLRSEVDGKPIAELDLLNIMFLLMFAGLDTVTSSLSCIFAWLGQHPEARDRLIADRSLLPAAIEEIMRYESPVPSGQRHPTEDIDLGDGLVIKAGEPIHAFWAAANVDPTHYDDPLTVNFDRGRQSHIVFASGTHRCLGSHLARMELRIALDEILTRIPDYTIPAVEDLVYDNVSVRMATSLPIKFTPS, encoded by the coding sequence ATGACCCAAGCTACGAAGTTCGATCCGCGGCTCGCGCCGCTGACCCAGCAGGTCAAGTCGATGGCGAGCCCGCAGGCGCTTTACAGCGAGAAGGCAGGCAAGGTCCGCGCCGAGAAGTCGAACGGGGTTTGGAATCTCTACCGCCACGACGACATCATCAAGATCAACCGTCACCCCGCCATACTCGGTAATGGCGGTCAGGGCGGCAGCTTCGGAAACGACAACCCCCTGATCCCGCTCGAGATAGACGGCGACGACCACAAGAAATGGCGCAAGCTACTCGACCCGATCTTCGGCCCCAAGCAGATGTTCCCTCTGGAAGCGCAGATCCGGCAGCTCGCGGGAGAGCTCATCGACCAATTCGCATCGCGCGGCGAAGCGGAACTGCACGACGAATTCTGTGTTCCCTTGCCGTCACTCACGTTCCTGCGTCTCGTCGGGGCGCCGATCGAGGACCTCGACTTCTTCATCGCTTTCAAGGATGGCGTGATCCACCCCCAAGGTGACACGGTCGAAGAAATCGAAGCCAATATGGCAGAGGCGGGCGGCAAGCTACTTGCGTACTTCGTCGATTTTCTGGCCAAGCGCCGCGAGGAGACCGACCAGAAGGAAGACGTGATCGCCGTGCTCTTGCGGTCGGAGGTTGACGGCAAGCCCATCGCCGAGTTGGACCTGTTGAACATCATGTTCCTGCTGATGTTCGCCGGTCTTGACACGGTGACGTCGTCGTTGTCGTGCATCTTCGCATGGCTGGGCCAACACCCCGAGGCGCGGGACCGCCTGATCGCGGATCGATCGCTTCTCCCCGCAGCCATCGAGGAGATAATGCGCTACGAATCTCCGGTGCCGTCGGGGCAGCGGCACCCCACCGAAGACATCGATTTGGGCGACGGCCTGGTTATCAAAGCCGGAGAGCCCATTCATGCCTTCTGGGCAGCAGCGAACGTCGACCCGACCCACTACGACGACCCCCTGACAGTGAACTTCGACCGCGGCCGCCAGAGCCATATCGTGTTCGCCAGCGGAACGCATCGCTGCCTCGGGTCTCACCTTGCACGCATGGAGCTGAGGATCGCCTTGGACGAGATTCTCACTCGTATACCGGATTACACCATCCCAGCGGTGGAGGACTTGGTCTACGACAACGTCTCGGTCCGAATGGCCACCAGCCTGCCGATTAAGTTCACGCCCAGCTAG
- a CDS encoding LLM class flavin-dependent oxidoreductase has protein sequence MKVGVYFDLRNPPQWRQNPSRLYGFTLEACEEAERLGASSAWFSEHHLFEDDYLCTPLTFAAAVAARTQRIRLGTAIVIAPLHHPAEIAEQSAAVDLISDGRLDLGLGTGYRVPEFELFDASMNALYAKTDGTVRRLRQLWGNDGIRPGTVQECLPIWMGYQGPQGARRAGLLGERLLSADAGLWAPYSDGLAEAGRPREMGVMAGGVQAWATDDPERDWPTVSEHLAHQLNSYRRHMVEGTGRPPPIPVDLDRVVNADSNGPLGSFTYGTPEYVAEHIRASTAGAPVDTVFLWASVGGMSEDMVTRNIETICTRLAPLLAEEDR, from the coding sequence GTGAAGGTCGGCGTCTATTTCGATCTGCGAAACCCGCCGCAATGGCGGCAGAATCCATCGCGCCTTTACGGGTTCACACTCGAAGCCTGTGAGGAAGCCGAACGTCTGGGCGCGAGCTCGGCATGGTTCTCCGAACACCATCTATTCGAAGACGACTATCTCTGCACACCATTGACATTCGCGGCCGCCGTCGCCGCGCGCACGCAGCGCATTCGGCTCGGAACGGCGATTGTCATCGCACCGCTGCACCATCCGGCGGAGATCGCCGAGCAGAGCGCAGCAGTCGACCTGATCTCCGACGGTCGCCTCGACCTGGGGCTCGGCACCGGATACCGGGTCCCGGAATTCGAGCTGTTTGACGCATCGATGAACGCGCTGTATGCAAAGACCGATGGCACTGTGCGGCGGCTTCGCCAGCTGTGGGGCAATGACGGCATCCGGCCCGGCACGGTGCAGGAGTGCCTACCAATCTGGATGGGCTATCAGGGTCCGCAGGGCGCCCGACGCGCCGGACTCCTGGGTGAGCGACTCTTGTCGGCGGATGCCGGCCTGTGGGCCCCATACAGTGACGGACTCGCCGAGGCGGGCCGCCCGCGTGAGATGGGTGTGATGGCAGGCGGGGTCCAGGCGTGGGCCACCGACGATCCCGAACGCGACTGGCCGACGGTATCGGAACACCTTGCCCATCAACTGAACTCCTATCGTCGCCACATGGTCGAGGGCACCGGCCGTCCGCCGCCCATCCCCGTCGACCTCGACCGCGTGGTCAACGCCGACAGCAATGGCCCGCTCGGGTCGTTCACCTACGGCACGCCGGAGTATGTGGCCGAGCACATTCGCGCGAGCACTGCAGGCGCTCCGGTGGACACCGTGTTCCTGTGGGCATCCGTCGGAGGAATGAGCGAAGACATGGTGACGCGCAACATCGAGACGATCTGTACGCGGCTGGCGCCACTGCTCGCCGAGGAGGACCGATGA
- a CDS encoding Rieske 2Fe-2S domain-containing protein: protein MSLTPHWLPTGWFQVAWSDDVTVGTVRPLRYFGQELVAYRDDDGALHILDAHCRHLGGHLGYGGSVQGDCVVCPFHGWHWNQHGRNTFIPYQPDRPNGSRRIRVWPVREQFGVVYLWHDHDGREPSWEPPNIFTDTAAHTAVLDYHPAAPSGLVRYGALPLHPQVVLENAADPIHFRYVHGTKHHPVFLRRWEDDSRWFSQIGFGSRWREMDPDSHNGDTLSILAAGVGLSYTSLSGSSNTLILLSTTPVDVGSSEMFQTVWLERLPGDDAPGALTSRIDAATAQLPNDILIWSHQRFEDPPALATAEGRAFTDLRLWARRFYPGLPGALGLQSATASRMERRP, encoded by the coding sequence GTGTCGTTGACGCCGCACTGGCTGCCCACCGGTTGGTTCCAGGTCGCGTGGTCCGATGACGTGACGGTGGGCACGGTGCGGCCGCTTCGATATTTCGGTCAGGAACTGGTCGCCTATCGGGATGACGACGGGGCGCTGCACATCCTCGACGCTCACTGCAGGCATCTCGGCGGCCACCTCGGCTACGGCGGCAGTGTGCAAGGCGACTGTGTAGTGTGCCCGTTTCACGGATGGCACTGGAACCAGCACGGCCGCAATACCTTTATCCCGTATCAGCCAGACCGTCCCAACGGCTCCCGACGGATCCGGGTGTGGCCCGTGCGTGAGCAATTCGGTGTGGTTTATCTCTGGCACGACCATGACGGTCGTGAGCCGAGCTGGGAGCCGCCGAACATCTTCACCGACACCGCGGCCCACACCGCTGTGCTGGACTACCACCCGGCCGCGCCCAGCGGGCTTGTCCGATACGGCGCTCTTCCGCTGCATCCGCAGGTGGTGCTCGAAAACGCCGCCGATCCTATCCATTTTCGCTACGTGCACGGCACCAAGCATCATCCGGTCTTTCTGCGACGGTGGGAGGACGACTCGCGATGGTTCAGCCAGATCGGGTTCGGGTCGCGGTGGCGGGAGATGGACCCCGACAGTCACAACGGCGACACCCTGTCCATTCTCGCCGCGGGTGTCGGCCTGAGCTACACGTCGCTGTCGGGGTCATCGAACACGCTGATTCTGTTGTCCACCACACCGGTTGACGTCGGCAGCAGTGAGATGTTCCAGACGGTGTGGTTGGAGAGGCTGCCCGGCGATGACGCTCCCGGCGCGCTGACGTCACGGATCGATGCCGCCACCGCACAACTGCCTAACGACATCTTGATTTGGAGTCATCAGCGCTTCGAGGATCCACCCGCCCTGGCTACCGCCGAGGGGCGCGCCTTCACCGACCTGAGACTCTGGGCCCGACGCTTCTACCCCGGTTTACCGGGTGCCCTTGGCCTGCAATCGGCAACAGCCAGCCGCATGGAGAGGCGACCGTGA
- a CDS encoding TetR/AcrR family transcriptional regulator produces MAGRPKVRKDPLDEDAIVAAALKLARKRISDLTMRSVSDELQVSVGALYKHVAGRDELVALVVEKILGQAPPMVPDAGDGWLALRAQVLGIQALMDRYPGLDQVVIAHSPASPIANELRRQGMAALQKEGLTLDEAHRVYRAVTWLWLGSRVAMQGPTRKQADIDTFAESLDILLAGLKRHMSHDVLPEVEQEASGGGS; encoded by the coding sequence ATGGCTGGCAGACCCAAGGTGCGCAAAGACCCCCTTGACGAAGACGCGATCGTCGCTGCCGCCTTGAAGCTTGCGCGAAAACGCATATCTGATCTGACGATGCGTTCTGTCAGTGACGAGCTGCAGGTCTCCGTCGGAGCGCTGTACAAGCACGTCGCCGGCCGGGACGAGTTGGTGGCGCTCGTCGTCGAGAAGATCCTGGGGCAGGCGCCACCGATGGTGCCCGACGCCGGCGACGGATGGCTGGCGTTACGCGCGCAGGTGCTCGGAATCCAGGCGCTGATGGATCGGTACCCGGGACTGGATCAAGTGGTCATTGCGCACTCGCCGGCCTCGCCGATCGCCAACGAACTTCGCAGGCAAGGTATGGCCGCGCTTCAGAAGGAGGGGCTGACGCTAGACGAGGCCCACCGCGTCTATCGCGCGGTCACGTGGCTGTGGTTGGGATCGCGGGTGGCGATGCAGGGCCCCACCCGTAAGCAGGCCGATATCGACACCTTCGCCGAGTCGCTGGACATTCTGCTGGCGGGGCTCAAACGCCATATGTCACACGATGTTTTACCGGAAGTCGAGCAAGAAGCAAGTGGAGGCGGTTCATGA
- a CDS encoding MarR family winged helix-turn-helix transcriptional regulator — MSTVDGRRIREFQAESLQRHAIEFGEWMVRASNNRAHALGHKELRPAHARLMVFLDWEGSRISDIAKAQDVSKNAVGQLVTELEDLGYVERVPDPADGRAKIVRYTDQGRALLADASAIAEQLDAEIEAIVGAKRLAALRSTLADICHHLELGPAS, encoded by the coding sequence TTGTCAACCGTCGACGGTCGTCGCATACGCGAATTCCAGGCCGAGTCGTTGCAACGACACGCCATCGAGTTCGGTGAGTGGATGGTGCGCGCCAGCAACAATCGAGCACACGCACTGGGTCACAAGGAGTTACGCCCGGCGCATGCACGTTTAATGGTGTTCCTCGACTGGGAGGGCAGCCGAATCTCGGACATCGCGAAGGCCCAGGACGTCAGCAAGAACGCGGTAGGCCAGCTGGTCACCGAACTCGAGGACCTCGGCTATGTCGAGCGGGTGCCGGACCCGGCCGACGGGAGAGCCAAGATCGTCCGCTACACCGACCAGGGCAGGGCACTGCTGGCCGACGCGTCGGCGATCGCCGAACAGCTGGATGCCGAGATCGAGGCGATTGTCGGAGCCAAACGTCTCGCGGCGCTGCGCTCGACGCTCGCCGATATCTGTCACCACCTCGAACTCGGGCCAGCGTCGTGA
- a CDS encoding spirocyclase AveC family protein → MVLAAEGLIPPVTAAPAGVWVFNWVVPIAGSIFIVLAIADVVRRRRLTWGFLFLFNSIAVYWMETIGDWGQMLFYSPAFAEHHLLDWLPLKTPNDPLFMPFAYAVYWGVHALLVLWLSQWVSSRTGWSMLKSLLVLAIPVNYIWDFVVEGTATAMGWWTYDPGIGPVLEWGSGGRITLLWTIGIMCIWPNLIAYWAGKPPIRGLNHLERFCRLDRFTVPKKPGSQGATTATAGSGHLAVATKPVIFTKQQEFDAHLDYGVTIPRWRFELMRLGAWFIGFQVSFFFLLVLPLVVLRAVTGADSPYVP, encoded by the coding sequence ATGGTTTTAGCAGCGGAGGGACTCATACCGCCCGTCACCGCCGCCCCGGCAGGCGTGTGGGTCTTCAACTGGGTCGTCCCGATCGCAGGGAGCATCTTCATCGTGCTGGCCATCGCCGACGTCGTCCGTCGCCGTCGACTCACCTGGGGCTTTCTGTTCTTGTTCAACAGCATCGCCGTGTACTGGATGGAGACAATCGGCGACTGGGGCCAGATGCTTTTCTACAGTCCCGCATTCGCCGAACACCATCTGTTGGACTGGTTGCCGCTGAAGACACCCAATGATCCGCTCTTCATGCCGTTCGCGTACGCGGTGTACTGGGGGGTGCACGCGTTGCTGGTGTTGTGGCTCAGCCAATGGGTGTCATCGCGCACAGGGTGGAGCATGCTCAAGTCGCTTCTCGTGCTTGCGATCCCGGTCAATTACATTTGGGATTTCGTGGTCGAGGGCACCGCGACCGCGATGGGGTGGTGGACCTATGACCCGGGAATCGGACCGGTGCTCGAGTGGGGCAGCGGCGGTCGGATCACCCTGCTGTGGACCATCGGCATCATGTGCATCTGGCCGAACCTGATTGCCTATTGGGCGGGCAAGCCACCCATCCGCGGTCTCAACCACCTCGAACGGTTCTGCAGGCTGGACCGCTTCACGGTGCCGAAGAAGCCCGGTTCGCAGGGCGCAACCACCGCAACCGCGGGTTCAGGTCACCTCGCCGTGGCCACCAAACCGGTGATCTTCACCAAGCAGCAGGAGTTCGACGCCCATCTCGACTACGGCGTCACCATCCCGCGGTGGCGGTTCGAGCTGATGCGCCTGGGTGCCTGGTTCATCGGTTTCCAGGTGAGCTTCTTCTTCCTGCTGGTGCTGCCGCTCGTGGTATTGCGTGCGGTGACCGGCGCCGACAGTCCGTACGTTCCGTGA
- a CDS encoding DUF7156 family protein: MSAHPRQRVNMKDLPAEFFLPPPTNAGLWRETAMLVGGSVAFIVALGVIVALTQGIVVRL; the protein is encoded by the coding sequence GTGAGCGCGCATCCCCGACAACGCGTCAACATGAAAGACCTTCCCGCGGAGTTCTTTCTGCCCCCGCCGACCAACGCCGGACTATGGCGGGAGACGGCAATGCTGGTCGGCGGCAGCGTCGCGTTCATCGTCGCCCTTGGCGTCATCGTCGCACTGACGCAGGGCATCGTCGTCCGGCTGTGA
- a CDS encoding MCE family protein translates to MRLTRQIVIQLMIFSVLAVVALGIMVISYMRLPALMGIGEYRVTLELPEAGGLYPRGNVTYRGTQVGIVKSVKLTDNGVAADLSLDSDVPIPADLEAEVHSVSAVGELYVQLIPRSGDGPILRDGDVIPQDRARVPIDVNTVLDATNRGLAAIPRDNLRTAVDEAYTALGGLGPELSRLVDGGTNLAIDARENLDPLTTLIDQSQPILDSQTDTGGEIQAWAANLASVTDQLQSQDAAVAGILEKGPGAAEEVRALFDRLQPTLPIVLANLVNIGEVAVAYQPSLEQLLVLFPQGTATTQAIGVAKANTKQDYMGDYLTLNLNLNLPPPCTTGFLPTQQQRVPALQDYPDRPAGDVYCRIPQDAPFNVRGARNLPCVTVPGKRAPTVKMCESGETYVPLNDGYNWKGDPNATLSGQPIPQLPPGEVAPPPAPAPPPIAAAEYDPATGTYVGPDGKIYEQSNLADGAAEQTWQSMLVPPGN, encoded by the coding sequence ATGCGACTGACTCGACAGATCGTCATCCAGCTGATGATCTTCAGCGTGCTGGCCGTGGTGGCGCTGGGCATCATGGTGATCTCGTACATGCGCCTGCCCGCGCTCATGGGCATCGGGGAGTATCGCGTCACCCTGGAGCTGCCGGAAGCCGGTGGGCTGTATCCGCGCGGGAACGTCACCTACCGCGGAACTCAGGTCGGCATCGTGAAGAGTGTCAAACTCACCGACAACGGTGTCGCGGCGGATCTTTCGCTTGATTCCGACGTGCCGATCCCCGCCGACCTCGAGGCCGAGGTACACAGCGTGTCCGCGGTGGGTGAGTTGTACGTTCAGTTGATTCCGCGCAGCGGCGACGGCCCGATACTCCGGGACGGCGATGTCATCCCGCAGGATCGCGCGCGGGTCCCCATCGACGTGAACACGGTCCTGGATGCCACCAACCGCGGTCTTGCCGCGATTCCGCGCGACAACCTGCGCACGGCAGTCGATGAGGCGTACACCGCGTTAGGCGGCCTCGGACCCGAGCTGTCCCGATTGGTCGACGGCGGCACCAACCTGGCCATCGACGCTCGCGAGAACCTCGACCCGTTGACGACCCTGATCGATCAGTCGCAACCGATCCTCGATTCCCAGACCGACACCGGTGGCGAGATTCAGGCGTGGGCGGCCAATCTCGCGTCGGTCACCGACCAGTTGCAGTCACAGGACGCCGCCGTGGCGGGCATTCTCGAAAAGGGGCCCGGCGCAGCCGAAGAGGTGCGGGCGCTATTCGACAGATTGCAGCCGACGCTGCCGATCGTGTTGGCCAACCTGGTGAACATCGGCGAGGTCGCCGTCGCCTATCAGCCCAGCCTCGAACAGCTGTTGGTGTTGTTCCCGCAGGGCACCGCGACGACGCAGGCGATCGGTGTGGCCAAGGCGAACACCAAACAGGACTACATGGGCGACTACTTGACGCTGAACCTCAACCTGAACCTGCCGCCACCGTGCACGACCGGATTCCTGCCGACCCAGCAGCAGCGGGTCCCCGCCCTGCAGGACTATCCGGACCGGCCCGCCGGCGACGTGTACTGCCGCATCCCGCAGGACGCGCCGTTCAACGTGCGCGGTGCGCGCAATCTCCCGTGTGTGACGGTGCCGGGCAAACGCGCACCCACGGTGAAGATGTGCGAAAGCGGAGAGACGTACGTGCCGCTCAACGACGGCTACAACTGGAAGGGCGACCCCAACGCCACCCTGTCCGGTCAGCCGATTCCCCAGCTGCCTCCCGGAGAAGTAGCTCCTCCGCCGGCTCCGGCGCCGCCGCCGATCGCAGCGGCCGAATACGACCCTGCGACAGGCACATACGTCGGACCGGACGGGAAGATCTACGAGCAGTCCAACCTTGCCGACGGCGCCGCCGAGCAGACGTGGCAGTCCATGCTGGTGCCGCCGGGGAACTGA
- a CDS encoding virulence factor Mce family protein, translated as MTTRRIRLRTSAALLAVAAVVSGCGDWQGLNSIPLPGVQGRGPGAFTIQAQMPDVDNIEPNSRVRVADVTVGNVTKIERQGWNALVTMELNENVQLPANATAKLGQTSLLGSLHIELAPPTDVAPEGRLHEGSLIPLKSASNYPSTEQTLASVSLLLNGGGIGHVQDITEAFSTAWTGREADLRSLIEQLDIFIGYVNDQKGDIIAANESINNLVGQFAEQKPVVDRALRTIPDALEVLKDQRNNLSEALVQLGRFSALAADSVDQTKEALVQELRDLGPTLEQLANAGPALTRALSFLPTFPFPKETLTNWIRGDYANLSLIVDMTLSRIDQGLFTGTRFECNLTWLELFWGRTVGQMPSPCNHHVPPPGGNPLLEAYRWDQGP; from the coding sequence ATGACGACGCGACGAATTCGATTGCGCACCAGCGCAGCACTGCTGGCAGTCGCCGCGGTTGTTTCCGGCTGCGGTGACTGGCAGGGACTGAACTCGATTCCGCTGCCGGGGGTGCAGGGCCGCGGGCCCGGCGCGTTCACCATTCAGGCGCAGATGCCCGACGTCGACAACATCGAGCCGAATTCCCGGGTCCGCGTTGCAGACGTGACGGTCGGCAACGTGACCAAGATCGAGCGGCAGGGTTGGAACGCCCTGGTCACGATGGAGCTCAACGAGAATGTCCAGCTGCCCGCCAACGCCACGGCCAAGCTGGGGCAGACCAGCCTGTTGGGTTCGCTGCACATCGAACTCGCGCCCCCGACCGATGTGGCGCCGGAGGGCAGGCTGCACGAAGGTTCGCTGATTCCGCTGAAGTCGGCGAGCAATTACCCGAGCACCGAGCAGACGCTGGCGTCGGTTTCCCTGCTGCTCAATGGTGGTGGGATCGGGCATGTTCAGGACATCACCGAGGCGTTCAGCACCGCGTGGACGGGCCGCGAAGCCGACCTGCGCAGTCTCATCGAGCAGCTCGACATCTTCATCGGATACGTGAACGACCAAAAGGGCGACATCATCGCCGCCAACGAGAGCATCAACAATCTGGTCGGCCAGTTCGCCGAGCAGAAGCCGGTGGTGGACAGGGCATTACGCACGATCCCCGATGCGCTCGAGGTGTTGAAGGATCAGCGGAACAATCTTTCCGAGGCGCTCGTGCAGCTGGGCAGGTTCAGCGCGTTGGCCGCCGATTCGGTCGACCAGACCAAGGAAGCGCTCGTCCAGGAGCTGAGGGACCTCGGGCCGACGCTCGAACAGCTTGCCAATGCGGGCCCGGCTCTGACGCGGGCACTGAGCTTCCTGCCGACGTTCCCGTTCCCGAAAGAGACGTTGACCAACTGGATCCGAGGCGACTACGCGAACCTGTCATTGATCGTGGACATGACGCTCAGCCGCATCGACCAAGGTCTCTTCACCGGAACACGATTCGAATGCAACCTGACGTGGTTGGAGTTGTTCTGGGGCCGCACCGTCGGCCAGATGCCCAGCCCGTGCAACCACCACGTTCCGCCCCCTGGCGGCAACCCGTTGCTCGAGGCGTATCGCTGGGATCAGGGGCCGTGA